One stretch of Streptomyces sp. NBC_01142 DNA includes these proteins:
- a CDS encoding PP2C family protein-serine/threonine phosphatase — translation MIESGRPRLRRRPGPGRLVRLSPVILTVVIASLAYTTPPEMAFSRLLPAAPALAAAMWPVLPTVLLGTVCLLLMIGLSLVFPDLGTWWTAAGIIAVTVAAAYGSHVRLQRERTLFQVRLVADAAQQVVLSPPPRRIGGIEIESLYLAAAAEARIGGDFYEVVDTPYGVRLLIGDVRGKGLPAVGAAAAIVNAFREAAYGETDMVNVARRLDASSTRYNAAFPPEGPMERFATALLVEIPHEGRRINILNCGHPPPLLLNRGKLRVLEPATPSPLLSLAELIGDQYTVDTFDFAPNDLLLLYTDGIAEARARDGEFFPLAAWMRRQPPTPPRELLTALHRDLLRYSRGRLDDDIAALAVRLYEP, via the coding sequence GTGATCGAGTCTGGACGGCCGCGGCTCCGCAGGCGCCCCGGCCCGGGAAGACTTGTGCGGCTGTCGCCGGTCATCCTGACCGTCGTCATCGCCAGCCTGGCATACACCACTCCGCCGGAAATGGCCTTCAGCCGCCTCCTGCCCGCGGCGCCGGCCCTCGCCGCCGCCATGTGGCCGGTGCTCCCCACCGTCCTGCTCGGGACGGTCTGCCTCTTGCTGATGATCGGCCTCAGTCTCGTCTTCCCCGATCTGGGGACGTGGTGGACGGCCGCGGGGATCATCGCGGTTACCGTGGCCGCCGCGTACGGAAGCCATGTCCGGCTCCAGCGGGAGCGCACGCTCTTCCAGGTACGGCTCGTCGCGGACGCGGCGCAGCAGGTGGTGCTGAGCCCTCCGCCACGTCGCATCGGCGGCATCGAGATCGAGTCGCTGTATCTCGCGGCTGCGGCGGAGGCCCGCATCGGCGGGGATTTCTACGAGGTGGTCGACACGCCATACGGGGTCAGGCTGCTCATCGGTGACGTGCGGGGCAAGGGCCTGCCGGCAGTGGGGGCGGCCGCGGCGATCGTCAACGCCTTCCGGGAGGCGGCCTACGGCGAGACCGACATGGTCAACGTCGCACGCAGGCTGGACGCCAGCAGCACCCGTTACAACGCCGCCTTTCCCCCCGAGGGGCCGATGGAGCGCTTCGCCACCGCCCTTCTCGTCGAGATCCCGCACGAGGGCAGACGTATCAACATCCTCAACTGCGGACACCCTCCGCCGCTGCTGCTGAACCGCGGGAAGCTCCGTGTCCTCGAGCCGGCCACCCCATCGCCACTGCTCAGCCTCGCGGAGCTGATCGGCGATCAGTACACCGTCGACACCTTCGACTTCGCCCCCAACGACCTGCTGCTTCTCTATACCGACGGGATCGCCGAGGCCCGCGCCCGCGACGGCGAGTTCTTCCCGCTGGCAGCTTGGATGCGTCGACAGCCCCCGACACCGCCCCGCGAACTGCTCACGGCTCTTCACCGCGATCTTCTCCGCTACAGCAGAGGACGCCTTGACGACGACATCGCCGCCCTCGCCGTACGCCTGTATGAGCCCTGA